From Geobacter sp., one genomic window encodes:
- a CDS encoding YchF/TatD family DNA exonuclease yields MNNPLLIDSHAHIDGREFSADFSEMLQRAADAGVAEIIVVGADLESSRAACELAARYPNLYAAVGIHPHDAGRVTERCYDIVADLVRENPKVVAIGEIGLDFYRDRSPRPAQEEVFRRFIRLARDLELPVIVHDRDAHERVMTILREERASETGGVLHCFSGDLAMARECIAMGFYLSFPGTITYPANEALRDVVRGVKIESILIETDCPYLSPVPFRGKRNEPAYVRLTAEKVAELKGLSLADVGRITSLNTRSLFRIGEPIQQAKIAYTIRNSLYLNITNRCSNRCTFCPKFDDFIVKGHFLKLDREPTSQEVLAAIGDPSGYAEVVFCGYGEPLIRLDLVKKVAAELKRSGVKVRVNTDGQANLVHGRNILPELAGLVDTVSVSLNAADAATYARLTNTPFDAAGFTAICDFLREAPRHIPEVVATAVTVPELDIEAVRRLALSLGVVFREREYAEVG; encoded by the coding sequence ATGAACAACCCGCTCCTCATCGACAGTCATGCCCATATCGACGGCCGCGAATTCAGCGCCGATTTTTCCGAGATGCTGCAGCGTGCGGCAGACGCCGGCGTTGCCGAGATCATCGTGGTCGGCGCCGACCTGGAATCGAGCCGTGCCGCCTGCGAACTGGCAGCGCGCTATCCCAACCTCTACGCCGCGGTCGGCATCCACCCCCACGACGCCGGCCGGGTCACCGAACGATGCTACGACATCGTGGCCGACCTGGTGCGGGAAAACCCCAAGGTAGTCGCCATCGGCGAGATCGGGCTCGACTTCTACCGCGACCGCTCGCCGCGGCCGGCCCAGGAAGAAGTGTTCCGCCGCTTCATCCGCCTGGCCCGCGACCTGGAGCTGCCGGTGATCGTCCATGACCGGGATGCCCACGAACGGGTCATGACCATCCTACGAGAGGAACGGGCGAGCGAGACCGGCGGCGTGCTGCACTGCTTCTCCGGCGACCTGGCCATGGCCAGGGAATGCATCGCCATGGGCTTCTACCTCTCGTTCCCCGGCACCATCACCTATCCGGCAAACGAGGCGCTGCGCGATGTCGTGCGCGGGGTCAAGATCGAAAGCATCCTCATCGAGACCGACTGCCCCTACCTCTCGCCGGTCCCGTTCCGGGGGAAACGGAACGAACCGGCCTATGTGCGGCTCACCGCCGAAAAGGTGGCCGAGCTGAAAGGGCTGTCGCTCGCCGACGTCGGCCGGATCACCAGCTTGAACACCCGCAGCCTGTTCAGGATCGGCGAGCCGATCCAGCAGGCAAAGATCGCCTATACCATCCGCAACTCCCTCTACCTGAACATCACCAACCGCTGCTCCAACCGCTGCACCTTCTGCCCCAAGTTCGACGACTTCATCGTCAAGGGGCACTTCCTCAAGCTCGACCGCGAGCCGACCAGCCAGGAGGTCCTGGCGGCCATCGGCGATCCGTCCGGCTATGCCGAGGTGGTCTTCTGCGGCTACGGCGAGCCGCTCATCCGTCTCGACCTGGTGAAAAAGGTAGCTGCCGAGCTGAAGCGGAGCGGGGTAAAGGTGCGGGTCAACACCGACGGCCAGGCCAACCTGGTCCATGGCCGCAACATCCTGCCGGAGCTGGCAGGCCTGGTGGATACCGTCTCCGTCAGCCTCAACGCCGCCGACGCAGCCACCTATGCCCGTCTCACCAACACCCCCTTCGATGCGGCCGGGTTCACGGCCATCTGCGACTTCCTGCGCGAGGCGCCCCGCCACATCCCCGAGGTGGTGGCAACCGCCGTCACCGTGCCGGAGCTCGACATCGAAGCGGTGCGCCGGCTCGCCCTCTCCCTCGGCGTCGTCTTCCGCGAGCGGGAGTACGCGGAGGTCGGCTGA
- a CDS encoding MFS transporter yields the protein MNSDTRWLLRLCCSQIFIMLVFINYSAVLPLLKQEWNISNTMAGSIFSVYQLGYILSGVILSTLTDRLNTRYIFLTAALWSGIANLLFAFYAHDYLSAMVLRALTGIGMGGTYMPGLKLVAERFSPTERGRAIGIYVGSLVLGASLSLAVTGAVTSLAGWRIAFVVCSVGVFVGLLIARKVFHDYRPLPFAGTSGGFRAEVVKNRPAFLMILGYGSHMWEMYSMRSWVAPFFVALLAGNGMARESATGWASTAAALIVGVGTFSTAITGTLSDRWGRTGTITIVMLASTSISFLFGWLINLNPLVALVVGIAYGYLVVAESPVFSTGLTELVAPAYLGAAMGIQSLVGYSMGMISPTVFGWALDVYKGWEPWPGINGEWGIAFATAGIGGLMGPFWMWLLRRRPESSRMAGGKR from the coding sequence ATGAATTCGGACACCCGCTGGCTCTTGCGGCTCTGCTGCTCGCAGATCTTCATCATGCTGGTCTTCATCAACTATTCTGCCGTGCTCCCGCTCCTGAAGCAGGAATGGAACATCTCCAACACCATGGCCGGCTCCATCTTCTCGGTCTACCAGCTCGGCTACATCCTCTCCGGAGTCATCCTCAGCACCCTCACTGACCGGCTCAACACCCGCTACATCTTCCTCACCGCCGCCCTCTGGTCCGGCATCGCCAACCTCCTCTTCGCCTTCTATGCCCACGATTACCTCTCGGCCATGGTCCTGCGGGCGCTCACCGGCATCGGCATGGGGGGGACCTACATGCCGGGGCTCAAGCTGGTGGCCGAGCGCTTCTCCCCCACTGAACGGGGGAGAGCCATCGGCATATATGTCGGTTCCCTGGTGCTGGGCGCTTCGCTCTCCCTGGCGGTCACCGGCGCGGTCACCTCCCTGGCGGGCTGGCGGATCGCCTTTGTCGTCTGCTCAGTCGGCGTCTTTGTCGGCCTTCTCATCGCCCGCAAGGTATTCCACGATTACCGTCCCCTGCCCTTTGCCGGGACGAGCGGGGGCTTCCGGGCCGAGGTGGTGAAAAACCGTCCGGCATTCCTGATGATCCTCGGCTATGGCTCGCACATGTGGGAGATGTACAGCATGCGGAGCTGGGTGGCCCCCTTCTTCGTGGCGCTGTTGGCGGGAAACGGCATGGCGCGGGAGAGCGCGACCGGCTGGGCCTCCACAGCCGCCGCCCTCATCGTCGGGGTCGGCACCTTTTCCACCGCCATCACCGGCACCCTGTCGGACCGCTGGGGGCGCACCGGCACCATCACCATCGTCATGCTGGCGAGCACCTCCATCTCGTTCCTCTTCGGCTGGCTGATCAATCTCAATCCGCTGGTGGCGCTGGTGGTGGGAATCGCCTACGGCTACCTGGTGGTGGCAGAGTCGCCGGTCTTCTCCACCGGGCTGACCGAGCTGGTGGCGCCGGCCTACCTGGGGGCAGCCATGGGGATACAGTCGCTGGTGGGGTATTCTATGGGAATGATCTCGCCGACGGTCTTCGGCTGGGCCCTGGATGTCTACAAAGGGTGGGAGCCGTGGCCCGGCATCAACGGCGAATGGGGGATCGCCTTTGCCACCGCCGGCATCGGCGGGCTGATGGGGCCGTTCTGGATGTGGCTCTTGCGCAGACGCCCTGAAAGCAGCAGGATGGCGGGAGGGAAACGGTAA
- a CDS encoding DUF2191 domain-containing protein, translating to MSRATVTLPQDLLTELMTLVGARSKTEAVITAVKDEIRLRKLARIKAMAGKMEFTATADELRHGDSRLG from the coding sequence ATGTCACGCGCAACTGTCACCCTTCCACAGGACCTGCTGACCGAACTGATGACTCTCGTCGGCGCCAGAAGCAAGACCGAAGCTGTCATCACCGCCGTCAAGGACGAAATCCGACTGCGCAAGCTGGCCAGGATCAAGGCGATGGCCGGAAAGATGGAATTTACCGCCACAGCCGATGAACTGCGGCATGGAGACAGTCGCCTTGGCTAA
- a CDS encoding PIN domain-containing protein, which produces MAKVLVDTSVWIEFFRGRKPYHDIVTKLIDDEQVVCCGIILAELMQGAKTDKEIAVLDDFIKVFAFIPETPELWASAGKLSGKQRRKGITVGLSDCFIATVAASAKVQVATLDSHFESLGKPAGITLYPLG; this is translated from the coding sequence TTGGCTAAGGTACTGGTAGACACCTCGGTCTGGATCGAGTTTTTCCGCGGGCGCAAACCGTATCACGACATCGTCACGAAGCTTATCGACGACGAGCAGGTCGTCTGCTGCGGCATCATCCTTGCCGAACTGATGCAGGGAGCGAAGACCGACAAGGAAATTGCCGTTCTCGATGACTTCATCAAGGTCTTCGCTTTCATCCCCGAAACACCCGAATTATGGGCCAGCGCCGGTAAATTGTCGGGCAAGCAGCGGCGCAAAGGGATTACCGTCGGTCTGTCTGACTGCTTCATCGCTACGGTCGCCGCCTCGGCCAAGGTTCAGGTAGCAACTCTGGACAGCCACTTCGAGTCGCTTGGCAAGCCAGCCGGGATTACCCTTTATCCGCTTGGTTGA
- the greB gene encoding transcription elongation factor GreB, with translation MPGQSNYITPEGVKLLRDELDYLWKVERPITTQRVSDAAAEGDRSENAEYIYGKKRLREIDRRVRFLTKRLEVLKVVDSVPTDQQRVYFGAWVTVENEEGEEATYRIVGPDEFDPAKSAISIDSPVAKALLGKRLGEEVTVRRPAGTTNLTIVEVSYRPTPAYE, from the coding sequence GTGCCGGGCCAATCCAACTACATCACCCCCGAGGGGGTTAAACTGCTGCGCGACGAGCTGGACTATCTCTGGAAGGTGGAGCGCCCCATCACCACCCAGCGGGTTTCCGATGCGGCGGCCGAAGGGGACCGCTCCGAGAATGCGGAATACATCTACGGCAAGAAGCGACTGCGGGAGATCGACCGGAGGGTTCGCTTCCTGACCAAGCGGCTGGAGGTGTTGAAGGTGGTGGACAGCGTGCCGACCGACCAGCAGCGGGTCTATTTCGGCGCCTGGGTCACCGTGGAGAACGAGGAAGGGGAGGAGGCGACCTACCGGATCGTCGGCCCCGACGAGTTCGACCCGGCCAAAAGCGCCATCAGCATCGATTCCCCCGTGGCCAAGGCGCTTCTGGGAAAGCGGCTGGGCGAAGAGGTGACGGTCCGGCGGCCGGCCGGGACCACCAACCTGACCATCGTCGAGGTGAGCTACCGGCCAACGCCGGCCTACGAATAG
- a CDS encoding carbonic anhydrase, which yields MIKTLLDGNKRFVTEIFEKDSEHFMVLAKEQRPTVLWIGCSDSRVPVNTITQTKAGEVFVHRNVGNVVATNDWNLSAVLEFTINHLQIPDIVVCGHYGCGGINAMNEESQDDKYIPIWLINAYQAKERVDEKLRALHIDIEPEKRMQLIVEENVRLQLEHLQEYPFIRKAMREQKVNIHGWIYDMYTGRIKILQKNAVACRDSV from the coding sequence ATGATCAAGACGCTGCTGGACGGGAACAAGCGCTTCGTAACCGAGATCTTTGAAAAGGACAGCGAGCATTTCATGGTCCTGGCCAAGGAGCAGCGCCCCACGGTCCTCTGGATCGGCTGCTCCGATTCCCGGGTGCCGGTGAACACCATCACCCAGACCAAAGCCGGGGAGGTGTTCGTCCACCGGAACGTGGGGAACGTGGTCGCCACCAACGACTGGAACCTCTCTGCTGTGCTGGAATTCACCATCAACCATCTCCAGATCCCCGACATCGTCGTCTGCGGCCACTACGGGTGCGGCGGGATCAACGCCATGAACGAGGAGAGCCAGGACGACAAGTACATCCCGATCTGGCTGATCAACGCCTACCAGGCCAAGGAGCGGGTGGACGAGAAGCTGCGGGCGCTCCACATCGACATCGAGCCCGAGAAGCGGATGCAGCTGATCGTGGAGGAGAACGTGCGGCTCCAGCTCGAACACCTGCAGGAGTACCCGTTCATCAGGAAGGCGATGCGCGAGCAGAAGGTGAACATCCACGGCTGGATCTACGACATGTACACCGGCCGGATCAAGATCCTGCAGAAAAACGCCGTTGCCTGCCGGGATTCGGTCTGA
- a CDS encoding 3-octaprenyl-4-hydroxybenzoate carboxy-lyase gives MGYRNLRETVRDLTATGQLVTIERETDPYLEVGAIQRRVYRAGGPALLFTNVKGCGFPMLGNLFGTLERARYLFRDSLAAIEALVALKINPAEALKNPASLMKAIPGAWHLLPRTVGSGPAIANRTAIDKLPQLVSWQNDGGPFVTLPQVYSESPAKPGIRASNLGMYRVQLSGNAYRTNREVGLHYQIHRGLGVHHAEALELGKPLKVNVFVGGPPSLTVAAVMPLPEGMPELAFAGLLGGHRLPVICREGELPIPAEADFCICGTVDLQRTLPEGPFGDHLGYYSLVHDFPVLQVEEVYHRDGAIWPFTSVGRPPQEDTTFGAFIHELTGPLIPTVISGVRAVHAVDAAGVHPLLLAVGSERYLPYAEEREPMELLTIANAILGQGQLSLAKYLFIAAHEDAPPDIHHIDEFLCHCLERVDWRRDLHFQTRTTIDTLDYSGQGLNKGSKVVIAAAGPKRRVLPTELPAGLRLPDGFGNPRVCLPGILAVQGPACSDYRECLTADMTGFCDFFGPDDPIAAFPLVLVVDDSEFVSRTLNNFLWVAFTRSNPAADLYGIAASEQCRHWGCAGPLVVDARVKPHHAPPLLDDPAIEKKVDELGAKGEPLHGII, from the coding sequence ATGGGCTATCGAAATCTCCGGGAAACGGTTCGCGATCTGACGGCCACCGGCCAGCTGGTGACCATAGAGCGGGAAACCGACCCGTATCTCGAAGTGGGGGCGATCCAGCGCCGGGTCTACCGGGCCGGGGGGCCGGCGCTTTTGTTCACCAACGTGAAGGGGTGCGGCTTCCCCATGCTCGGCAACCTGTTCGGCACCCTGGAGCGGGCGCGTTACCTCTTTCGCGACTCCCTGGCAGCCATCGAGGCGCTGGTGGCGCTCAAGATCAACCCGGCAGAAGCGTTGAAGAATCCGGCCTCGCTGATGAAGGCGATCCCCGGCGCCTGGCATCTTCTGCCCCGCACCGTGGGGAGCGGGCCGGCCATTGCCAACCGGACCGCCATCGATAAACTGCCGCAGCTGGTTTCCTGGCAAAACGACGGCGGCCCCTTTGTCACGCTCCCCCAGGTCTATTCCGAGAGCCCGGCAAAGCCCGGCATCCGCGCCTCCAACCTGGGGATGTACCGGGTGCAGCTGTCGGGCAACGCCTACCGGACGAACCGGGAGGTCGGGCTCCACTACCAGATCCACCGCGGTCTCGGCGTCCACCATGCCGAGGCCCTGGAGCTGGGGAAGCCGCTCAAGGTCAATGTCTTCGTCGGCGGCCCGCCGTCGCTGACCGTGGCAGCGGTGATGCCGCTCCCCGAAGGGATGCCGGAACTTGCCTTTGCCGGGCTTCTGGGGGGGCACCGTCTCCCCGTGATCTGCCGGGAGGGTGAGCTGCCGATCCCGGCAGAGGCCGACTTCTGCATCTGCGGCACCGTCGACCTGCAGCGGACCCTGCCCGAAGGGCCGTTCGGCGATCATCTCGGCTACTACAGCCTGGTCCACGACTTCCCGGTGCTGCAGGTGGAAGAGGTCTATCACCGCGACGGCGCCATCTGGCCCTTCACCTCGGTCGGCCGCCCCCCCCAGGAGGACACGACCTTCGGCGCCTTTATCCACGAGCTGACCGGGCCGCTGATCCCGACGGTGATCTCCGGGGTGCGGGCCGTGCACGCGGTGGATGCCGCCGGGGTCCACCCGCTGCTCCTGGCCGTGGGGAGCGAGCGCTACCTTCCCTATGCCGAGGAGCGGGAACCGATGGAGCTTCTCACCATCGCCAACGCCATCCTCGGCCAGGGGCAGCTCTCCCTGGCAAAATACCTCTTCATCGCCGCCCACGAGGATGCCCCCCCCGATATCCACCATATCGACGAATTCCTCTGTCACTGCCTAGAGCGGGTCGACTGGCGCCGCGACCTTCATTTCCAGACCCGCACCACCATCGATACCCTGGATTATTCGGGACAGGGGCTCAACAAGGGTTCGAAGGTGGTGATCGCCGCTGCCGGGCCGAAACGGCGAGTCCTGCCGACGGAACTGCCGGCCGGTCTCCGCCTGCCCGACGGTTTCGGCAACCCCCGCGTCTGCCTCCCCGGCATCCTCGCCGTGCAGGGGCCGGCCTGCAGCGACTACCGGGAGTGCCTGACAGCCGACATGACCGGTTTCTGCGACTTCTTTGGCCCGGACGACCCGATTGCCGCTTTCCCTCTGGTGCTGGTGGTGGACGACAGCGAGTTCGTCAGCCGGACCCTCAACAATTTCCTCTGGGTCGCTTTCACCCGTTCCAATCCGGCCGCCGACCTCTACGGCATTGCCGCATCGGAGCAGTGCAGACACTGGGGGTGCGCCGGCCCGCTGGTTGTGGATGCCCGCGTGAAGCCGCACCATGCGCCGCCGCTTCTGGACGACCCGGCGATCGAGAAAAAAGTGGATGAACTGGGTGCGAAAGGAGAACCCCTGCATGGTATAATCTAG
- a CDS encoding HAMP domain-containing protein has translation MHRLTLFKKLLLAMLLISLVPLFISSVILFVNLRTTSHELAERIAASVDLQASENLEMRARQIAANVAAYLKDCEADLRLAASLADSQGSLAAFYASRNDEIWYRGGTATRPQEVRETIPRYWSLEIVDRTGEQRFVIRHGRRLTPVELVNVADPANTEFKSERYFADTINLKQGEIQVSHLTGFHVGKAEQLGNATEPELAAGGKEYRGVIRFSTPLYSKSGDLRGIMVLSLDHRHLMEFTQHVLPGKVGETVFPSYRSGNYAFMFDDEGWMITHPKFWDIRGVDAAGRQVPPYTANSSKEDIAAGRIPYNLDHAGFIHPNYPVAARQVREHKSGYVDVTNVGGAKKVMAFAPIPYTTGPYRRYGIFGGVTIGFQADLFHEPARAAVEIIDSQLRGHVGESVLILFATALLTLAAAWLLSRSITRPLALLTRQARMLAEGGHGTRVEVAGEDELGELASDFNRMADELERRNSSLMDTLSELERSRQQIIEERNFKESILGSISSAILSFSPSGILLSVNRYGMELLAPHASPGIFFADLFREWEPLAKRFATVLETRSGYGRTPLILIDQGRRRHFDIGMFPIGSGAAQGVTVTIREETEKERMREEMTRMDRFASLGKLSAGIAHEVRNPLTGITLLLDDLHDRPGLDPDTQSMVGKALAEIERVERLISSLLTYASPPRARFATADLNLAVQDSVILFRRACEKQGVELSCTPGPLPPFSFDMDQVKQVLLNLIANALDAVPAGGRIVIATARKERHAVITVADTGPGIPADDIPLLFEPFFSRKSAGTGLGLSIAQRIIEDHHGSIDVTSVPGKGTLFTISLPLGGEEILPTGERPRTEHGKDPDH, from the coding sequence ATGCACCGTCTCACCCTCTTCAAAAAGCTGCTGCTGGCAATGCTGCTGATCTCCCTGGTGCCGCTCTTTATCTCCTCGGTCATCCTCTTCGTCAACCTGCGCACCACCAGCCACGAGCTTGCCGAGCGGATCGCCGCGTCGGTGGACCTGCAGGCCTCCGAGAACCTGGAGATGCGGGCGCGCCAGATCGCCGCCAACGTGGCAGCCTACCTGAAAGACTGCGAGGCGGACCTGCGGCTGGCAGCGAGCCTTGCCGACTCTCAGGGGTCGCTTGCCGCTTTCTACGCCAGCCGCAACGACGAGATCTGGTACCGCGGCGGCACCGCAACCAGACCGCAGGAGGTCAGGGAGACGATCCCCCGCTACTGGTCGCTGGAGATCGTCGACCGAACGGGCGAGCAGCGGTTCGTGATCCGCCACGGCCGCCGGCTCACACCCGTCGAACTGGTGAATGTGGCCGATCCGGCCAATACCGAATTCAAAAGCGAGCGCTATTTTGCCGACACCATCAATCTCAAGCAGGGTGAGATCCAGGTCTCCCACCTGACTGGATTCCACGTCGGCAAGGCCGAGCAGCTCGGCAACGCCACCGAGCCCGAGCTGGCCGCCGGCGGCAAGGAATACCGGGGCGTCATCCGTTTCTCCACCCCGCTCTACTCCAAAAGCGGCGACCTTCGCGGGATCATGGTCCTCTCCCTCGACCACCGCCACCTGATGGAATTCACCCAGCACGTCCTTCCCGGCAAGGTCGGGGAGACGGTCTTCCCCTCCTACCGCAGCGGCAACTACGCCTTCATGTTCGACGACGAGGGGTGGATGATCACCCATCCCAAGTTCTGGGACATCCGGGGGGTGGATGCCGCGGGGCGCCAGGTCCCTCCCTACACCGCCAACTCCAGCAAGGAGGATATCGCAGCGGGCCGCATCCCCTACAACCTGGACCATGCCGGCTTCATCCACCCCAACTACCCGGTGGCGGCCCGCCAGGTCCGCGAGCACAAGAGCGGCTACGTGGACGTGACCAATGTGGGGGGAGCGAAAAAGGTCATGGCCTTTGCCCCAATCCCCTATACCACCGGCCCCTATCGGCGTTACGGCATCTTCGGCGGGGTGACCATCGGCTTCCAGGCCGATCTGTTCCATGAGCCTGCCAGGGCCGCTGTGGAGATTATCGACAGCCAGCTGCGCGGCCATGTGGGGGAAAGCGTCCTGATCCTGTTCGCCACCGCCCTTTTAACCCTGGCAGCGGCCTGGCTCCTCTCCCGCAGCATCACCCGGCCGCTGGCCCTGCTCACCCGCCAGGCCCGCATGCTCGCCGAGGGGGGGCACGGCACCAGGGTGGAGGTTGCGGGAGAGGACGAGCTGGGGGAGCTTGCCTCCGACTTCAACCGGATGGCCGACGAGCTGGAACGGCGCAACAGCAGCCTGATGGACACCCTGTCCGAGCTGGAGCGCTCCCGGCAGCAGATCATAGAGGAGAGGAACTTCAAAGAGAGCATCCTGGGGAGTATCTCCAGCGCCATCCTCTCCTTTTCCCCCTCGGGCATCCTCCTCTCGGTCAACCGTTACGGCATGGAGCTGCTCGCCCCTCATGCCTCTCCCGGCATCTTCTTCGCCGACCTGTTCCGGGAATGGGAACCGCTGGCAAAGCGGTTCGCCACGGTGCTTGAGACCCGCAGCGGCTATGGCAGAACGCCGCTGATCCTGATCGACCAGGGGAGGCGGCGCCACTTCGACATCGGCATGTTCCCCATCGGCAGCGGGGCAGCGCAGGGGGTGACGGTCACCATCCGGGAAGAAACCGAAAAAGAGCGGATGCGCGAGGAAATGACCCGCATGGACCGGTTCGCCTCGCTGGGCAAGCTGTCGGCCGGCATCGCCCACGAGGTGCGCAACCCCCTCACCGGGATCACGCTCCTTCTGGACGACCTCCACGACCGGCCCGGACTCGATCCGGATACCCAGTCGATGGTTGGCAAGGCGCTTGCAGAAATCGAACGGGTGGAGAGGCTGATCTCGTCGCTGCTCACCTACGCTTCCCCACCCCGGGCCCGGTTCGCCACGGCGGATCTGAACCTGGCGGTCCAGGACAGCGTCATCCTGTTCCGGCGCGCCTGCGAGAAGCAGGGGGTGGAGCTCTCCTGCACCCCCGGACCGCTCCCCCCCTTCTCCTTCGACATGGACCAGGTGAAGCAGGTGCTCCTGAACCTGATCGCCAACGCCCTGGACGCGGTGCCGGCAGGAGGGAGGATCGTCATCGCCACGGCCCGCAAGGAGCGGCACGCCGTCATCACAGTTGCCGACACCGGTCCGGGGATTCCGGCCGACGACATCCCGCTCCTGTTCGAGCCGTTCTTCAGCCGCAAGTCGGCCGGCACCGGACTGGGGCTCTCCATTGCCCAGCGGATCATCGAGGACCACCACGGGAGCATCGACGTAACGAGCGTTCCCGGCAAGGGGACCCTCTTCACCATTTCCCTCCCCCTTGGCGGAGAAGAGATCCTGCCAACAGGGGAGAGACCACGGACAGAGCATGGAAAAGATCCTGATCATTGA
- a CDS encoding response regulator: MEKILIIDDESFIRENVQRILAEDGYQVLTAADGTAAQELVAGEEIDLALLDLNLGRENGIDVLKSLKELDPELLVIIITGFGSVESAVAALKMGAFHYMKKPFKADALRVIVKLALQTTSLKREVRAIRQGALEFFEKVPMVGVSAALKEIIRQAREVARYAGATVLITGESGTGKELVAKAIHHLSDRCEAPFIEINCASIPVNLLESELFGHEKGAFTDASSRKPGLFETANKGTIFLDEIGEMEPAMQAKLLRVLESRQIRRVGGTRNIEVDVRVISATNRNLKEAIRDGRFREDLYYRLNVFPIHIPPLRERREDIPAIAAFYLDKYSKAFSRGFHDMDPAARQLLEAYPWPGNIRELKNVIEKICIIHQGPLLLPAYLPAEIKGEETSRQASAADELSQVAHVGLEEALARYEHRLISTALDQCDGNVLKAAQLLGIPRGTLRYRMARLGL; the protein is encoded by the coding sequence ATGGAAAAGATCCTGATCATTGACGACGAGTCGTTCATCCGCGAGAACGTCCAGCGGATCCTGGCCGAGGATGGCTACCAGGTCCTCACCGCTGCCGACGGCACCGCGGCCCAGGAGCTGGTGGCGGGCGAAGAGATTGACCTGGCGCTGCTCGACCTGAACCTGGGGCGGGAAAACGGCATCGACGTGCTCAAATCCTTGAAGGAGCTCGATCCGGAACTGCTGGTCATCATCATCACCGGCTTCGGCTCGGTGGAAAGCGCCGTGGCAGCCCTCAAGATGGGTGCCTTCCACTACATGAAAAAGCCGTTCAAGGCCGATGCGCTGCGGGTCATCGTCAAACTCGCCCTGCAGACCACCAGCCTGAAACGGGAGGTCCGCGCCATCCGCCAGGGTGCTCTGGAATTCTTCGAAAAGGTGCCGATGGTGGGGGTGAGCGCCGCCCTGAAGGAGATCATCCGCCAGGCGCGCGAAGTGGCCCGCTATGCCGGCGCCACAGTGCTCATCACCGGCGAGTCGGGCACCGGCAAGGAGCTGGTGGCCAAGGCGATCCACCATCTCTCCGACCGGTGCGAGGCGCCGTTCATCGAGATCAACTGCGCCTCTATCCCGGTCAACCTCCTGGAGAGCGAGCTCTTCGGCCACGAAAAGGGGGCCTTCACCGATGCGTCCAGCCGCAAGCCAGGGCTGTTCGAGACCGCCAACAAGGGGACCATCTTCCTCGACGAGATTGGCGAGATGGAGCCGGCCATGCAGGCCAAGCTGCTCCGGGTCCTGGAGAGCCGCCAGATCAGGCGCGTCGGCGGGACCAGGAACATCGAGGTGGATGTGCGCGTCATCTCCGCCACCAACCGCAATCTCAAGGAGGCGATCCGCGACGGCCGGTTCCGCGAGGATCTCTACTACCGGCTGAATGTCTTCCCGATTCATATCCCGCCGCTGCGGGAGCGGCGCGAGGACATCCCCGCCATTGCCGCCTTTTACCTGGACAAATACAGCAAGGCCTTTTCCCGCGGCTTTCACGACATGGACCCGGCGGCCCGCCAGCTGCTGGAGGCCTACCCCTGGCCCGGCAACATCCGCGAGTTGAAAAACGTCATCGAAAAGATCTGCATCATCCACCAGGGGCCGTTGCTGCTCCCGGCCTATCTGCCGGCCGAGATCAAGGGTGAGGAGACCTCCCGGCAGGCCAGCGCAGCGGACGAGCTGAGCCAGGTGGCGCACGTCGGGCTGGAAGAGGCGCTGGCGCGCTACGAACACCGGCTCATCTCAACCGCCCTGGACCAGTGCGACGGCAATGTCCTCAAGGCGGCCCAACTGCTCGGGATTCCCCGCGGCACCCTTCGCTACCGGATGGCCCGCCTCGGTCTCTGA